The Phragmites australis chromosome 15, lpPhrAust1.1, whole genome shotgun sequence genome window below encodes:
- the LOC133893243 gene encoding SEC12-like protein 1 produces MAREASAAGGGKVACAAWIRRREEKPAAARVFAAYGRAGASPAVEVLGFDSEECALSAEPLARAVLGEGAGDAPRGIAVHPAGDELVCATAKGCRLFKLVFEEFTVRIIPRDAPPLESVGPQKCLAFSTDGAKLAIGGEDGHLRIFHWPSMNVLLDEPKAHKSFRDMDISLDSEFLVSTSTDGSARIWRIDEGVPLVNLTRSSDEKIECCRFSRDGMKPFLFCTVAKGSQVMTVVWNISDWKRIGYKRLLGKPISTLSVSMDGKYLAFGSHDGDFCAVDVKKMEVSHWSKKVHLGSPISSIEFCPTERVVISTSHQWGAEVTKLNVPADWKEWQLWLVLLALFLASAVLFYVFYQRSDSFWNPMGRHQPAKPWSVLKESPPVPEDQTS; encoded by the exons ATGGCCAGAGAGGCttcggcggcgggaggagggaaGGTGGCGTGCGCAGCGTGGATCCGGCGCCGGGAGGAGAAGCCTGCGGCGGCGCGCGTGTTCGCGGCGTACGGCCGGGCCGGCGCCTCGCCCGCGGTCGAGGTGCTCGGCTTCGACTCCGAGGAGTGCGCCCTCTCCGCCGAGCCCCTG GCGAGGGCCGTTCTCGGGGAGGGGGCGGGCGACGCGCCGCGCGGCATCGCGGTGCACCCCGCCGGCGACGAGCTCGTCTGCGCCACGGCCAAGGGGTGCAG GTTATTCAAACTGGTTTTTGAAGAGTTCACCGTTCGCATTATTCCAAGAGATGCTCCACCTCTTGAATCTGTTGGACCACAGAAGTGTCTTGCTTTCAGCACAGATGGTGCCAAATTGGCCATTGGTGGAGAG GATGGGCATCTCAGAATATTCCATTGGCCAAGCATGAATGTGCTCTTGGATGAACCTAAAGCTCATAAGTCCTTTCGAGACATGGATATCAG CTTAGACTCAGAGTTTTTAGTTTCAACGTCCACTGATGGATCTGCAAGAATATGGAGGATAGATGAGGGGGTACCGCTGGTAAATTTGACACGATCTTCG GATGAGAAGATTGAGTGCTGCCGCTTTTCTAGGGATGGCATGAAACCATTCTTGTTTTGCACAgttgcaaaag GTTCCCAAGTTATGACTGTTGTCTGGAACATAAGTGATTGGAAAAGAATTGGGTACAAAAGACTTCTGGGAAAGCCTATCTCCACACTTTCAGTTAGCATGGATGGGAAGTACCTGGCTTT CGGAAGCCATGATGGTGACTTCTGTGCTGTTGACGTAAAGAAAATGGAAGTTTCTCACTGGAGCAAGAAGGTTCATCTAGGTTCCCCGATCTCCTCTATTGAATTTTGTCCTACTGAAAG GGTCGTAATCTCCACATCGCATCAATGGGGAGCAGAGGTGACGAAACTGAACGTGCCTGCTGACTGGAAAG AATGGCAACTCTGGCTCGTACTCCTGGCGCTCTTCCTGGCTTCTGCCGTCCTGTTCTATGTGTTCTACCAGCGCTCGGACTCGTTCTGGAACCCCATGGGGCGGCACCAGCCGGCCAAGCCATGGAGTGTGCTGAAGGAGTCTCCTCCAGTCCCAGAGGACCAGACCTCATGA